TACAAACGGATATACGGAAGGCCAAACGATCATTGCATATTGTAGAACTAATGTGAGGTCTTCTATCACCGGATTTGCAACTCTTGCTATCCTTGGATATCCTACCAGATTTTACGACGGTTCTTGGGTAGAATGGGGATCACTTGCATACGATTCGAATGGTAACTGGTCCAATATAAGCGCGGTATCCGCTTGGAGAACGGATCGTTCTTCTGTGACCGAGTCGATTACGTATAACGTTGGAAAATCTGGAATAGACGCATCAAATATTTCTAATTTAGGAACCTATTTCACACCGGAACGCAGCTTTGCGAAAGGTACGAACGATATCATAGACCAAGATAAAAAATATCTCTCAGGTTCAGCCTCTTCCGGAGGAGGGGGAGGCGGTAGTTCAGGAGGAGGTGGAGGAGGAAATCCTTGCGGAGGATAACTCCCACATTCTTCTTTGCCGCAATGATTGCGGCTGCCTTCTTCTTAATATTTTGCAAAGAAGAAGGGTTTCACCAGAGGCATTGGGCATTCCCCCTCGAATCCCAAGGCTCGCTTACAGTCGATCCGAACCCGGCCTCTTGCGCGAGCTGCCATTTACAACAGTTCGGTTCCTGGAAGGCGACTCTTCACTCCCGGGCCGTTGGCCCGGGCTTTCTTTGGCAATTACCTAGGATCGGAAAACACGGATCCGAAAATTGTATGAACTGTCATAGCCCAAATCCAGAAACTAAAACTTTATTACTTTCTCGTTTAGGCTGGGGAGAAGTTTCAGACTCTAGTTGGAAATCAGGCTCTGAAGAAAACGGGGTCCAATGCACGAGCTGCCATCTCCGAAAAGGAAAAGTGTACGGACCATTTCCTAAAGATAGAATATTCCAAAATTCGAATATTTCCCATGAAGGTTTTATCCCTCGAAAAGAATTCGAAGAATCTGAATTCTGTAAAAACTGTCACCAATCTCCTGGGACTTCAAAACAGGTGAATGGAAAATTCCTGATGGATACTTATGGGCAATGGAGAAAGTCCGAATTTGCAAAATCGAATATTCATTGCCAGAACTGTCATATGCCTGACAGAAGACATGAATGGAAAGGGATCTCTGATCCGGAAATGGTAAGACGAGGAGTCCAAACTTCTTTACAAGTTTTACAAAAAGAAGAAGGAGCCGAAATTATTTCTGAACTAAAAAACTCCGGTGTAGGACATCTATTTCCCAGTTATTCTGTTCCAAAAGTATATTTAGAAGTTTGGACAGAGTCTATTTCAGGAGAAAGAAGAAAGATCTCCGAAAAAACACTTGGCTGGATGTTAGATCTGGAATTGCAGAAGGAGATTTTTGATACAAGACTTTCTCCTGGAGAATCTGTTCTTATTCGCGTTAACTTATCCAAGGAACAATTTTCCAAACTCAAACGAGTCGAGTTCATCGTCATAGTAGATCCAAAGGAATATTATAAAAGAATGTTCCAAGACAATTGGAATTACAGAGATACTTTCCGCGAAGATACAAAATCTTGGGTTTTGCCAAATCTCAAAAAAGCACTGGACGAAGCGAGTTCAGCTAAATATGAATTGGTCCGTCTAGAGTGGAAAAAAACAATTTCCGAATAAACGGACCTTCTCAATACTCATTCCGAGTATGGCATCTCTGATAGAAGAACCGGAATTTCCTAAATTGATAAGCGCTTATAGAGCAGCCTTAAGGAGAAGATATTCCAGAGATAATCTTTCTAAGTATCCAAAGTTCTCTTCTATCCCTGAAGAGAAGGTAGATTTGCTTGTTCGTTATTTTCTGGAACTTCTATATCCTGAATATGAAGGCCGAAAAAAATTAGATGGAGCATTCGAGTCATTGGCTGGATTTGTACATTCCCCACCTAAGGTGTTTGGGCTTTTAGGTTCCTTGAGTATGGCGGTGTTTAAATTAGGTCGTCATTTAAAATCGGCATTCCAAGCAGGTTTTGCAGCATTACATTCTTATGTAACCGCTCACAGATTCGAAGAGATCATGTTCTCCAAGGCAAAAGAGTTATTAAAAGAAGGAAAGGATCTCCAAAACAAATCTATCTTTAATCAAGTGCTTGCTTCTGTTTCTAAAAAGGATGCGGACGAATTCAGGGAAGATATCTTAAAACTATTCGCAACACTTTCCGATAAAGATCTTCTTTCTAAGATCAAACAGCTTATGGATGCAGTTATTCAAACAATGAAGTCTAAGCCTAAAACATACACTCCGCAAGAGATAGAAGGTATCATGCTAGGCGCCGGAATTCTCACAAAAGGAGAAGAACTATTTGCGGGAATGACTAAAGGAGAAATGGATCTGATCTTAGAAGCGATTGATCAAGTGGAGAAGGACTCGTTTGAAGAAGCGATTGCTTCTGTTAGAGGTAAATAACCCTGCCGACGGTCGGAGTCGAACCGACACGAGGTTGCCCTCGCTGGATTTTGAATCCAGTGCGTCTACCAATTCCACCACATCGGCGGGTTTTATAATTCCGTATTGGATCAGGAATCGAGTTCGATGTATTTGCCCTTACCACGGGCAACGATTTTACCGATCTCATTCTCTATTTCGGCTCTGTTTTCGATCACTTTTTTGTTCTTTTTAACGAACCAGCCACGTAAATGCAGAGGTTGATTTACTTGCGCAGGTTGTAAGAAGCGGATCGTCAACTCGCCAGTTGTTGTTTTAAAATTCATCGCCTCATTGATTTTGGCCATGATTTCGTCCAAAATAGTAGCGATGATTCCGGGATGGATCACGTCCGGAGACCCTTGGAACTT
This window of the Leptospira hartskeerlii genome carries:
- a CDS encoding PaaI family thioesterase; the protein is MKSTVRENLSFGSSPDNPDGLQLKITFDEDTKTAYGDYTVPEKFQGSPDVIHPGIIATILDEIMAKINEAMNFKTTTGELTIRFLQPAQVNQPLHLRGWFVKKNKKVIENRAEIENEIGKIVARGKGKYIELDS
- a CDS encoding multiheme c-type cytochrome; amino-acid sequence: MRRITPTFFFAAMIAAAFFLIFCKEEGFHQRHWAFPLESQGSLTVDPNPASCASCHLQQFGSWKATLHSRAVGPGFLWQLPRIGKHGSENCMNCHSPNPETKTLLLSRLGWGEVSDSSWKSGSEENGVQCTSCHLRKGKVYGPFPKDRIFQNSNISHEGFIPRKEFEESEFCKNCHQSPGTSKQVNGKFLMDTYGQWRKSEFAKSNIHCQNCHMPDRRHEWKGISDPEMVRRGVQTSLQVLQKEEGAEIISELKNSGVGHLFPSYSVPKVYLEVWTESISGERRKISEKTLGWMLDLELQKEIFDTRLSPGESVLIRVNLSKEQFSKLKRVEFIVIVDPKEYYKRMFQDNWNYRDTFREDTKSWVLPNLKKALDEASSAKYELVRLEWKKTISE